A window of Helicoverpa armigera isolate CAAS_96S chromosome 30, ASM3070526v1, whole genome shotgun sequence contains these coding sequences:
- the LOC110382091 gene encoding syndetin — MMSEDGMENRRGPPGVNSRSLSVAHSAADLEVLREIENVYFLPPSEFDAGKYVLEHAPASSCDDIERMFSKLKRQQQVVSGKALHLISQQRDNCDREFKEIQNIREQLSTTLQTCQKARDQLRAASNHLTISTFVILANFRKRQIIRSVLKSLELLRTLRSVEKDAADLLVRKEYYEAIDLILKSKKAANSHKEYTCIADLATRLQDTLDMTEEKLDSVLASICYNFDENIFRKLKKAYALLGKTQAAMEQLHMHYSSAVNESAIEAVKNYVADANDMKFQDMCQSVQANKAPICLLNLCENLFLIMRSYYLLVDWHSKYDEEESIPISSNVFEIEKNVSREYIRQKLKAGLVRIWNDVQAKVSTFLKSSGLEEYPFEKFIQMLGILRKLTQVAEVFCGDKSDLLQDFIKTQSVLYIKNYHRGRMEELKLFLENEGWEQCPVKSTFNLLYLQEFKQFKKYLNIRSDTSLLKTQSDGASSVHSQDDSVYIAKYFKQNTNHTPFEIFRNENITNDDIFGLEPELVSDDSDDDEPDELKRDFVDENDRPEINESPSKIKDSVIVTNTTLSVLRHCGQYLQICRYLPQISLEVVMLMNQLFDYYFFTVHLFFTADLEVASSTLYSAKLNSVLKRIKNNIDTANSGDVDGKIPSPDSPQHLNINSEEDLHGLSERIVAVESVIFLSKQYEILQPYLESIVAPHQRMILEHFKDNTLAVVQDLRVPVYMCSASKAVDARTALIAMSQVKWDVKNVAVEHSPYVDMIIRKIQVFALRLENVSTKVTLNLEVLNAVWSMVSKFVVHLLVEGFSNATKCSNGGRGLMQLDYRQLFLKLEKISGLKPVPFQDYVDKYVKAYYLPRKGLEEFVSERIEYSNKHLMALVTCACENKKDRQALSAIIESRDSSVN; from the exons ATGATGTCAGAAGATGGCATGGAGAACCGGCGAGGGCCTCCCGGAGTCAACTCCAGGTCCTTGAGTGTCGCTCATTCTGCTGCTGATCTTGAG GTACTACGCGAGATAGAAAACGTATATTTTCTACCGCCATCAGAATTCGACGCTGGGAAGTATGTGTTAGAACACGCTCCCGCCTCGTCCTGTGATGATATCGAACGTATGTTCTCTAAGTTGAAACGTCAACAACAG GTAGTCTCCGGCAAAGCCCTTCACCTAATATCCCAACAACGCGACAACTGCGATAGAGAATTCAAAGAAATCCAAAACATTCGAGAACAGCTTTCCACCACCCTCCAAACCTGTCAGAAAGCCAGAGACCAGCTCCGAGCTGCCTCAAACCATCTCACAATATCCACTTTCGTGATCCTGGCCAACTTCAGAAAACGACAAATCATCAGGTCAGTACTAAAATCTTTAGAACTACTCCGAACTCTAAGAAGTGTGGAAAAAGATGCCGCTGATTTGCTAGTAAGGAAAGAATATTATGAAGCTATAGATCTGATTTTGAAAAGTAAGAAAGCTGCTAATAGTCATAAGGAGTATACTTGCATAGCAGATTTGGCTACACGACTGCAAGATACCTTAGATATGACTGAGGAAAAATTGGATTCTGTCTTAGCAAGTATTTGTTACAATTTTGACGAAAATATATTTAGGAAACTTAAGAAAGCTTATGCGTTGCTTGGTAAGACTCAAGCTGCTATGGAACAATTACATATGCACTACTCTTCGGCTGTAAATGAGTCCGCGATTGAAGCGGTTAAAAATTACGTAGCGGATGCAAACGATATGAAATTTCAAGATATGTGTCAATCAGTTCAGGCTAATAAAGCTCCGATTTGCTTGTTGAATCTTTGTGAAAATCTCTTTTTAATAATGAGGAGTTACTACCTTTTAGTCGATTGGCATTCGAAATATGATGAGGAAGAATCGATACCTATATCGAGTAACGTTTTCGAAATCGAGAAGAATGTTAGCAGAGAATATATTAGGCAGAAATTAAAAGCGGGTCTTGTTAGAATTTGGAATGATGTTCAAGCGAAGGTTTCGACGTTTTTGAAGAGTTCTGGCTTAGAAGAGTATCCGTTTGAGAAATTTATACAGATGTTAGGTATTTTGAGGAAACTGACTCAAGTAGCTGAGGTTTTCTGTGGCGATAAGTCGGATTTGCTCCAAGACTTTATTAAGACTCAAAGTGTGTTGTATATTAAGAATTACCACAGAGGTAGGATGGAAGAATTGAAACTCTTTCTAGAGAACGAAGGTTGGGAACAGTGTCCTGTAAAATCAACGTTTAACTTGCTATATTTACAAGAGTTTAAGCAGTTTAAAAAGTACTTAAACATAAGATCTGATACATCATTACTTAAAACGCAGTCCGATGGAGCTTCGTCGGTACATTCTCAAGATGATAGCGTGTACATAGCCAAGTATTTCAAGCAAAACACTAATCATACTCCCTTCGAGATATTCCGTAACGAAAATATAACGAATGACGATATTTTCGGCTTAGAACCGGAGTTGGTAAGCGATGATTCCGATGATGACGAACCCGACGAATTGAAACGGGATTTCGTCGACGAAAATGATCGACCCGAAATTAACGAAAGTCCGAGCAAGATAAAAGATAGTGTTATTGTCACTAACACTACTTTATCAGTCTTAAGACATTGTGGTCAATATCTACAGATCTGTCGGTATCTTCCCCAGATTTCTCTCGAAGTGGTCATGCTCATGAATCAACTTTTCGACTACTATTTTTTCACGGTCCACTTATTTTTCACTGCGGATCTTGAAGTAGCTTCTTCGACGTTATACAGTGCGAAATTAAACTCTGTTTTGAAGAGGATAAAGAACAATATTGATACAGCAAACTCTGGAGATGTTGATGGCAAAATACCCAGTCCTGATTCTCCCCAACATTTGAACATAAATTCTGAAGAGGACCTACACGGTCTTTCAGAGAGAATTGTAGCTGTTGAGAGCGTGATATTTCTCTCAAAACAATATGAAATCCTTCAGCCTTATTTAGAGTCTATTGTCGCACCACACCAAAGAATGATTTTAGAACACTTTAAGGATAATACTCTAGCTGTTGTCCAAGATTTGAGAGTCCCAGTCTACATGTGTTCGGCTTCAAAAGCAGTTGACGCTCGCACGGCGTTAATAGCCATGTCGCAAGTCAAATGGGACGTCAAAAACGTTGCTGTAGAACACAGTCCGTACGTCGACATGATAATACGGAAAATCCAAGTGTTTGCTTTACGCCTAGAAAATGTATCGACAAAGGTTACTTTGAATTTGGAGGTGTTAAATGCAGTTTGGAGTATGGTATCCAAATTTGTCGTCCATCTATTGGTCGAAGGGTTTTCTAATGCGACAAAATGTTCGAACGGGGGTAGGGGTTTAATGCAATTAGATTATAGACAGTTATTTCTGAAATTGGAGAAGATATCAGGGCTGAAACCTGTGCCGTTTCAAGATTATGTGGATAAGTATGTGAAAGCTTACTATTTGCCTCGGAAGGGTCTTGAAGAATTTGTTTCTGAGAGGATTGAGTATTCTAATAAGCATTTAATGGCTTTGGTAACTTGTGCGTGTGAGAATAAGAAAGATAGGCAGGCTTTGTCAGCGATTATTGAAAGTAGAGACAGTTCGGTAAATTAG